In Halarcobacter mediterraneus, the genomic stretch CAAAGTAGCAAAATTTCATTATTGATATAAGAAGTAAAGTAAAATGTTAAGAATAGTATATAAAAAGTTATTCTAATTAAAAGAACTTTACGTTCTTTTAATTAGGCTGATGCTTTTTCGCAAATGTCATTATTACTACTATTAAGTAGTTGCGGATAAAGAGTAGTTATAATTAAAATAATCTTTAAGTTAAACTCTTTTGGGGGAAAATGTGACTATTCAGTCAAATCAATGGACACAAAAAAAGGGACCTGACCAACTAGTCAAAAAAATTATACCAAATTTTGACTATATAGTCAAGAGTTATTTCTCAATTTTTTTAAAAAACTCTTCCAACTGTTTTATACATGTTTCAAAATGCTTTCCATCTTGAGATTTTTTAGCAGTTGATAAAGCTCCTTCTATACAAGCAACTACAAAAACAGCTAAGCCTTTAATATCTGAATATTCAATTTCATTATTATCACTTGCCTTTTGTAAAACTTGTTCTAATACTTTTTCAAAGTGAAAATAAACTTTTTCTAAGGCTTCTTTAAAATCTTTATCATGGTGTGACAATTCTTGAACTAAAGTATTCAATCTACAACCAAAAGTAAAATTAAAAGTCTCTTTGTTATATAAAACTTTAAACATCTCATCAATATAGTTCTTATCTGTTTTTAAAATTTCACTATACTTTTTATCAATGTATTCAAAAATATGCGCATCAATTACTGCTAACATTAATTCTTTTTTTGATTTAAAGAAGTGATACATACTTCCTTTATTTAATTTGGCTTTTTTTAGGATTTTATCTACTGATGTTGCATAATAACCATTTTCATAGACTTCATCAAATGTGACTTTTAATAATCTTTCTTTGCTACTCATTTTAATCCTTAAACTTAATTTCTTCTTTGCCCAGGCTTAGGTTTACTAACTTGACTTTGTAAATCAATACTTAGATTATTATAAAATAATTCTCCATAATCTGTAGTTCTATTTATTGTTTCATATGCTTGTAATATACTATTATTATATTTTATAGCATCTTGTAAGATTTTAATAATTTTTACTGACTCTAAAAAGTTAACATGACTAGGAGCTTCAACAGGAGAAGAATAATATTTATGCATTCTTTCCACTAAATTTTTATTCCTAATTTCAATAAATACTGATTCAATTGGAGATTTAAAGAAAAGTATTTTTTGTTTTACATTTATTGAAATATATGTTGTTTCTGTTCCATATATTTTCCTAGAAAAAGAATCAAATAAAAATAGTTTTTTATTATAATTATTATTAAAAAGTTCATACATCAGTTCTAATATTCTTAACTTCTCTTCTTTTGTATAAAAGTTTCCAATACTTGCAAAACAAAAAGATAAAACAGATTTTATAGAATACCACTCTGTTGTATCATAATCATACTTAAGCATTTGGTCAATTCTTTTTTGTTTTAAATCCTCTATTTCACAACTAGTCTTTGAACGATAAACTCTTTTTACCGCACTGTCTCTATACATTGGACCAGGGAATTGTGCTTGAATTACAAATCTTCTATTTTTCTCTAAATCAATTATATATTTTAATCTTCCTGTATAATCCTCATCAATAATTCTAACTTCTTTTTGTGGAATTTGAGTGATTGACTTTATAAATTCATCTCCAGTACAACCATCTTCCCAAATAAAATCTGGATATCTAAAAATATGACATATCTTTTGTTTTACCTCTTCATTTGGTTCTATATCTGAAATATTGTCTATCCAAGATGTCACTGTTCTTCTATCTTTTTGAATTAAAGAAGCAAATTTTGATATACTTAGATTTGATCTTTTAAATATTTCTATAAATTTTTCAATTCCGTTTTTGTACACCATATAAAACTCCATAATAATTTATAGTATTGTACTAATTTATTCCATAAGAACAAATATTGTACAAAAATTCATTTTATTAAAAAAAACTGTAATTATGCTTACAAAAACTATACAATGACTCTATTAAAATTTATTATATAATTTTAATAATTAAAATCAATTTTATAAAGGACTTATTATGAGTAATAATATGGGTATTTTAGACACCAAGAGACCAGAGTTTGACAAACTTATGACTGATATTGCAGAATATGCAGTAAACTATGAGATAAATTCCGACTTAGCTTATGATACGGCAAGGTCTTGCTTAATTGATACTATTGCTTGTGGAATTTTAGCACTAGAACATCCAGAATGCACAAAATTATTAGGTCCTGTTGTACCTGGAGCAGAATTTAGACCTTTAGGTGCAAAAGTTCCAGGAACATCGTTTCAGTTAGATCCAGAAAGAGCTGCTTTTAATATAGGTTGTATTGCAAGATGGTTAGACTTTAATGATACTTGGCTGGCAGCAGAATGGGGACATCCTTCAGATAATTTAGGTGCAATTTGGGCAGTAGGAGACTATCTTTCAAGAAAAAATATTTCAGAAGGCAAAGAACCACTAAAAGTAAAAGATATTTTAACTGCAATGATTAAAGCACATGAAATTCAAGGTATTTTAGCTCTTGAAAACTGCTTTAATATTGAAGGGTTAGACCATGTATTATTAGTAAGAATTGCTTCTACAGCTGTTGCTGCTGCAATGCTTGGTGGAACAATGGAAGAAGTAAGAAATGCAGTATCTCATGCTTGGATTGATGGTGGTGCCTTAAGATGTTATAGACATGCTCCAAATACTGGTTCACGGAAGTCTTGGGCAGCTGGTGATGCTTCTTCAAGAGGAGTTAATCTAGCATTAAAAGCTTTAAGTGGAGAAATGGGTTACCCTTCAGCTCTAACTGCTGATTATTGGGGATATCAAGATGTAAAAATGAAAAAACAAAAAGAAAAAGGTGAAGTTTTACATATCCCACAAGCCTTTGAATCATATGTAATGGAAAATATATTATTTAAAATATCTTTCCCTGCAGAATTTCATGCACAAACAGCTTGCGAATGTGCAATGACATTACACCCTTATGTAAAAGATAAAATTGATGAAATAGAAAAAATAATTATTACTACACAAGAATCAGGTCATAGAATCATTAATAAAGTAGGACCCCTAAATAATTATGCAGATAGAGACCATTGTATACAATATATGGTAGCATATCCACTAATTTTTGGAAAATTAACTGCCGATTCATATACTGATGAAGCAGCAAGTGACCCTAGAATTGATAAATTAAGAGAGTTAACAGATGTTCAAGTAGATGATAGATATACTAAAGAATATTTAGAAGCAGATAAAAGATCAATTGCAAATGCAGTTCAAGTATTTTTCAAAGATGGTACATCAACTGAAAAAATAGAAGTTGAATATCCTATTGGTCATAGACTTAGAAGAGATGATGGTATTCCTTTATTAAATGAAAAATATAAAAATGCTTTAAAAACTAAATTTTCAGCAAAAACTTGCAAAGAAATAGAAGCTATTTCTTTTGAACAAAAAACTATTGAAGCTATGAACTTCAATGAATTCTCTGACTTATTCTCATTTGTATAAAAAGTAAAAGGTTTTAATCCTTTTACTTTCTCTATTTTATAAATAACCTCATATTTTGTACTACTAATTACATATAAGTTCAATTATTGTTAATATTTACAATAATTGTACAATTATATTTTTTTACAAAAAAAATTGCGAAATTAAAAACAAAATCATACACTCCCAATATGTCCAAATGATGTATAATAATAGTCAATTCAAATTAAAGGACGTGTTATGACAAGCGCAGGAAAAAGATTTAGAGAGGCATTAAAAGAAGAGTCTCCTTTACAAATTGTAGGAACAATAAATGCTTATCAAGCGTTACAAGCTACTAAAGTAGGTCACAAAGCTATTTACTTATCAGGTGGTGGTATTGCAAACGCTTCTTATGGATTACCTGATTTAGGTATGACTATGATTGAAGATGTATGTATTGATATTAGAAGAGTTACTTCTATTTGTGATACTCCATTAATCGTAGATGCAGATACTGGTTGGGGACACGCATTTAATGTAGCAAGAACTGTTAAAGAATTTATCAGATCTGGAGCTGCAGGACTTCATATTGAAGATCAAGTTGCTGCAAAAAGATGTGGACACAGACCAAATAAAGAATTAGTTTCAACTGAAGAAATGTGTGATAGAGTTAGAGCTGCTGTAGATGCAAAACAAGAACTTGATCCAGATTTCTATATTATTGCTAGAACTGATGCACATGCATCTGAAGGTCAAGAAGCAGCAGTTGCAAGAGCTAAAGCTTATGTTGAAGCTGGTGCAGATGCTATTTTTGCTGAAGCAATTCATACATTAAAAGAGTACAAAGAGTTTACTGATCAAATGGATGTTCCAGTATTAGCAAATATTACTGAGTTTGGAGCAACTCCAATGTTTACAACTGAAGAATTAGCAAGTGTAGGTATTGATATGGTTCTTTATCCATTATCAGCATTTAGAGCAATGAATAAAGCTGCATTAAATGTATACCAAGAATTAAAAGATAAAGGTACTCAAGAAAGTGTTATAGACACAATGCAAACAAGAATGGAATTATACGATATGTTAAATTACCATGATTATGAGCAAAAAATGGATGAATTATTTGCAAAGGGAAAAGCGAAATAGTTTATTAACTATTAACCATATAATTAAAATAAATCTAGGGAAAAGAAAAAAAGGAGAATTATAATGAGTGGATTAGCAGGTGTTACAGCTGGACAATCAGCAATTTGTACTTGTGGTTTAGGAAATGGTCTTAACTATAGAGGTTATGATATTGCAGATTTAGCATTAAAAGCAGATTTTGAAGAAGTTGCATTTCTTTTATTAAAAGGAGAACTTCCAAATAAACATGAACTTAAAATGTTTAGAAGACAAATTATTGCAGGTAGAGAATTACCAATCTCTGTAAAAAATGTATTAAAATCAATTCCAGCTTCTTCTCATCCAATGGATGTAATGAAAACTGCAACTTCAGCTTTAGGTTGTGTTGAACCAGAAGCAGAAGATTTTTCTGATCAAATGGATAAAATTATTAGATTATTAGGGGCTTTCCCATCTTTCTTAGTTTACTGGCATCACTGGCATGTACATGGTAAAGAAATTGATTTAATCTCTGAAGAAACTACTATGGCAGGGTATATCTTAGAAAGATTAAAAGAAACTAAACCTTTAGATGTTGAAGTTAAAGCTATGAATGCAATGTTAACTTTATATGCAGAACATGAGTTTAATGCTTCTACATTTGCAAATAGAATTACTGCTTCAACTTTATCAGATATATATGCTTGTATGACTACTGGTATTGGAACATTAAAAGGTCCTTTACATGGTGGAGCAAATGAAGTTGCTATTAAATTTGTACTTCAATTTGATGATGTTAATCATGCATTAAAAGAAGTAGATGAACTATTTGCAAGAAAAGAAAAAATTATGGGATTCGGTCACAGAGTATATAGAGAAGTAGACCCAAGATCTCCAGTTGGTTTTGATTTAGCAAATGAATTAAAAGAATTAGAGACTTCTGATCCTAAATTATTTGATATTGCAAAAGCAGTTAGAGATAAAGTTAAAGCTGAAAAAGGTCTACCTGATAATATCGACTTCTTTGGTGGATTAATTTACCACTACATGGAAATCGAAAGACTATACTACACTCCATTATTTATTATGTCAAGAGCTGCTGGATGGGCTGCTCACGCATTCGAACAAAGAGCAAACAATAGAATTATTAGACCAAGTTCAGAATATACTGGACCTGAGCCAAGAGACTTTGTTGCTTTAGAAGATAGATAATAATTTACTTATACAAAGTAAACAAACTCTTAGATAAAAATTTAAGTCAGTCTCTTTTGAGGCTACTTAATTTTATGCCACAATACAGTGGAAGAATTCAACAAAATTTAACACTGTTGGTAAATAGAAAAATTTATTTCTTCTATTTAAAAATAAATCAAAATAAAATAAAATGGATATGAAAATGACAAACGAGAAATATCTTAAAAAATTAGATGGTACAGATGCCTGTTACTATGATGTTAAAGAAGCTGTTGAAGATATTCAACCTGGTTCTTTTGAAAAACTAAATTATACATCAAGAGTATTAGCAGAAAATCTAATTAGAAAATGTCCTAGTGAAGACTTAAAAGATTCACTTATTCAATTAATTGAAAAAAGAACAGATAAAGATTTCCCTTGGTACCCTTCAAGAGTAATCTGTCACGATATTCTTGGACTTACAGCATTTGTTGACTTAGCAGGACTAAGAGAAGCAGTTGCTAGTAAAGGTGGAAATCCTGATAAGGTTAACCCAGTTGTTCCAACACAATTAATCGTTGACCACTCACTTGCAGTAGAGTGTGGTGGATATGACCCAGATGCATTTCAAAAAAATAGAGATATTGAAGATAGAAGAAATGCTGATAGATTCCACTTCATTAACTGGACTAAAGAAGCATTTAATAATGTAGATGTAATTCCTCCAGGGAATGGTATTATGCACCAAATCAACTTAGAAAAAATGTCTCCAGTAGTTCATTTAAATGATGGAATTGCAAGTCCTGATACATTAGTTGGTACTGACTCACACACACCTCATGTTGATGCACTTGGTGTAATTGCAGTTGGTGTTGGTGGATTAGAAGCTGAAAATGTAATGTTAGGAAACCCTTCTTATATGAGAGTTCCTGAAATTGTTGGTGTTGAAATTGTAGGTAAAAGAGCACCTGGAATTACTGCTACTGATATTGCACTTTCTATGACTTCATTTTTAAGAGAAAACAATGTTATCTCTGCATACTTAGAGTTCTTTGGGGAAGGTGTTAAATATCTTAATCTAGGAGATAGAGCTACTATTGCAAATATGACTCCTGAATATGGAGCATCTGCTGGTTTATTTGCAATTGATGAGCAAACTATTTCTTACTTAAAAGTAACAGGTAGAGAACAAAAACAATGTGAATTAGTTGAAGCTTATGCTAAAGCAAATGGTTTATGGGCAGATCAATTTGAAAATGCTACATATGCTAGAACTATTCAGTTTGACTTATCTAAAGTAACTAGATCTTTAGCAGGTCCTTCTAAACCTCATAAATTAGTTCCAACTTCTACATTAAAAGATGAAGGTATTGTAAAAGAATGGAAACAAGAAGGTGATTTAATTCCAGATGGTGGTATTTTAATTGCTGCTATTACTTCTTGTACAAATACTTCAAACCCAAGAAATGTTATTGCAGCAGGACTTTTAGCTAAAAAAGCAAATGAGCTTGGATTACAAAGAAAACCATGGGTTAAATCTTCTTTAGCACCAGGTTCTAAAGTTATTGAAGTTTATTTAAAAGAGGCTGGATTATTACCAGAAATGGAAAAATTAGGATTCGGTGTAGTTGGTTTTGCTTGTACTACTTGTAATGGTATGTCAGGTGCATTAGATCCAAAAATTCAACAAGAAGTAATTGATAGAGATATCTATTCAACAGCTGTACTTTCTGGAAATAGAAACTTTGATGGAAGAATCCACCCATATGTAAAAGAAGCATTCTTAGCATCTCCTGCACTTGTTATTGCATATGCATTAGCAGGAACTGTAAGATTTGATATTGAAAATGATTCTTTAGGTAAAGATGCAAATGGTAATGATATTAAACTAGCTGACTTATGGCCATCTGATGAAGAAATTGATGCAGTTGAAAAAGAGTTTGTTAGACCTGAGATGTATAATGCTATTTATGAGCCAATGTTTAATAGAGATGGAATCACTTCTGTTAAAGCAGAACCATTCTATAAATGGAATCCAAACTCAACTTATATTCAAAAACCACCTTATTGGGAAGATGAATATATGAGTATGCCAGCATTAAAAGGTTTAAGACCATTAGGTGTATTCCCTGATAATATTACAACAGATCACTTATCTCCATCAAATGCAATTTTACCTGAGTCTGCTTCTGGTGAATATTGTATCTCAAAAGGTCTTCCAATAGAAGACTTAAACTCTTATGCAACACATAGAGGGGATCATAATACAGCTTCTAGAGCTACTTTAGCAAATCCAAAACTATTTAATGAAATGGTTAAAGATGAAAATGGAAATGTTAAACAAGGTTCTTTAACTAAGATTATGCCTGAAGGTAAAGAATCAAGAATGTGGGAAGCTATTGAAGAATATAACAATAGAAAACAACCACTTATTATCATTGCTGGGACTAACTATGGTCAAGGATCTTCAAGAGACTGGGCTGCTAAAGGTGTTAGACTTGCTGGTGTTGAAGTACTTATTGCTGAATCTATCGAAAGAATCCATAGAACTAACCTTGTTGGAATGGGTGTATTACCATTACAGTTTAAAGAAGGTGATACTAGATTTACTTATAATATTGATGGTTCTGAAACTTTTGATATCGAAGGTGAAATCACTCCAAGATGTGACTTAACTGTAGTAATGACAAGAGCAAATGGTGAGGTTGTAAAATTCCCAGTTTTATGTAGACTTGATACTTCTGCTGAAGTTGAAGTTTATAAAAATGGTGGTATTTTACAAAAATTCGCTAAAGACGTTGTTGCTGAAGGATAATTTTTAGCAGAATGTCATCATTAATTTTAGGGGTTTACCCCCCCCTAAAATTATTCATAAAGTTATTATAAAATATTTTTATGAATAATTTAATATAAAAGGAAAACTATGAGTTATCAACCACAATTTAAAGTAAAAGCAACATATATGAGAGGTGGTACTTCAAAAGGTACATTTTTTAATATAGCTGACCTTCCAAAAGAAGCACAAGAAAATCCGGCTAAAAGAGATAAATTACTTCAAAGAATTGTTGGTTCTCCTGATGTTTATAAAAAACAAATGGATGGAATGGGAGGAGCAAGTTCTTCTACTTCTAAGGCTATTTTAGTTGGGAAAAGTGAAGTTCCTAATCATGATGTGGACTATTACTTTTGTCAAGTTGCAATCGACAAAGACTTTGTTGATATGAGTGGAAATTGTGGAAACTTATCATCTGCTGTTGGTCCATTTGCTATTAAAGAAGGTTTGGTAGATAATGTTCCTGAAAATGGTGTTTGTTGTGTAAGAATTTGGCAAGCAAATATTAAAAAAACTATTCTGTGCTATGTAAATATGGAAAATGGAATGGTTAAAGAAATGGGTGACTATGAAATTGATGGTGTTGCCTTTCCAGCAGAAGAAATAAAATTAGAGTTTGTTGAACCAGTTGATCCTTCTGAAGAGTTATTTCCTACTGGAAACTTAGTTGATGATTTAGAAGTTGAAGGAGTAGGAACATTTAAAGCTACTATGATTACCGCTGGTATTCCAACTGTATTTGTAAATGCTGATGAAATTGGATACAAAGGGACTGAGCTTCAAGGTGATATTAATTCTGATACAGCTGCATTAGAAAGGTTTGAAAAAATTAGAGTTGCAGGTGCACTTAAAATGGGATTAATTAAAGATCCAAAAGAAGCAGAAACAAAACAACATACACCTAAAATTGCATTTGTAAGTCCAGCACAAGACTTTATTACTTCTTCGGGAAAAGAAGTTAAAGCATCAGAGATGGATTTACATGTTAGAGCTTTATCTATGCAACAACTACACCATGCTATGATGGGTACAGCTTCTGTTGCTATTGGTGTAGCTGCTTGTATTCCAGGAACACTTGTAAATCTTGCAGCAGGTGGTGGAGAAAAAGAGACAGTTACTTTTGGTCATCCATCAGGAGCAATTAAAGTTGGTGCAACTTTATCACAAAAAGATGGGAAATATATAGTTGAAAAAGCTTCTATGAGTAGAAGTGCAAGAATTATTATGGATGGAAATGTTCATGTTCCAGCAGGAACAATGGATTTAAAATAAAACTCTTTTAATATAAAGAAGGTTTAAATAAAAGATAAACCTTCTTTATTGACTTTAATCAATATAATTATAAATTTTTTATGTAATACTTCCTAAAAATCATTAGGATATATTATGCAATTTTCAACTTCTCCAAATGAAACTCCTATTAAACAATCTTGGAAAGAGAGATTCTGCTCTCAACCTCATCAAATATTTTTTGTAAGTTCTATTTTCTTTTCAATTTTTATTATGTTACTAACTTTATTTTCTCTTTTGGGCAAAATAAATATGAACTTCACGCTAATTCATGGATTTGGTTTAAATTATGCTGTTTTTACAAATGCATTTTTAGGTTTTTTAATTACTGTAATTCCTAAATATAATGCTTCAATCCCTATAAAAGAAAAATTATATATAAAACCTTGGATTATACTTCAAGTTGCTTTTTTTATAACTTTACTTATTAATCCACTTATTGGAAAAACTCTTGTTTCCTTAGTGATGTTTTATTTTGCAAAGATATTTTATACCACTATTAAATCAGGAAAAGCGATTATAAAAGAAGACAGTATTTATTTAAACTCAATATTTATTTTAGGAGCTATTCTTCTACTTATTGAAGCTATATTTACAATTGATTTATCATATTTAATCTTTTTTGCATATTTAATAAATATGGTCTATTTTGTTGCATTAAGAATGATTCCAGGTTTTTACTTCACTTATACTAAAATCCAACCTTGGCAAAAACCTAAATATATTAAACCTGTATCTTTTTTTCTTATTTTACTTGTAGGTATTGCTTTACAATTTAATATTAATACTATGATAACAGTTACTTCATTCTTGTCTTTTATATTTTTTGCTTATATATTTATAAAACTTAATATGTTTAAAAAGACAAGTGCTATTTTACAAATTTTAGTTATTGGATTTGCATGGTTTCCTATTGGATTTTTAGGTTTATTTATAGAATCTCTTTTAGAAGTTTCAATTTTAAAAATGGGATTACATATTTTTGCACTTGGCTTTGTAACAACTTTATTAATTGGATTTGGAAGTAGAGTTAGTTTAGGTCATGCTATTCCACCTCAGACTATCATGGCAGATAATTTTACAAAATTTCTTTTTGCACTAACACAAATACTTTTAATTTCAAGAATCAGTGCTTCTATCTTAGTATTAAATAATTCATCAATCTTTATGGGTATTTTACATTTAAGTGCTACTATTTGGATAGTTTTATTTATATTATGGACTTTAAAATACGGGAAGTATTTATTAAGAATTTAAAACCTATTAATTTATATTAATGGGTATTTCTATAATAAACTCTTCTCCTTTATACTTCTTATTATCATACTCATATTCTATTGTTTCATTATAAAGAGTTCCATTAAAATGTTTTTTTATGATTTCAGATGACATATAAAGTCCTAAACCTGTTCCTTGAGATTTATGTTTTGTAGTAAAATATGGTTCATAAACTTTATTTTTAATACTACTTTTTATTCCACCTGCATTATCATAAACTTTAATTATTACTTTATCATTTTTAATATAGTTTTCCATAAAAATAAATTTATTATCTTCTATTTCTTTAGCTCTTAAAGCATCTTTTGCATTATTTATTATATTAATTAAAACTTGCATTAGTTCAAATTTATAACCTTGAATTTCAATTGGTTCTAATTTTGTATGTAACTCAATTCCATAGGACTTATATGATGTTTCAAAAATGTCTATATTCTCTTTAATAATATCCTTAATATTAAAATGTTCTAACTCTTTATTTGGATTAAAAAAGTTTCTAAACTTATCTATAATAGTTGATAAATATTGCACTGTATCAATTACTTTATTTAAATCCTTAATTGTTTCATCTTTTTTAGTTAGTCCAAGTTCTATTTGCATAATTTGACTTGAGGCAATAGTACTTATTACATTTAGAGGTTGTCTCCATTGATGAGCAATATTCCCTATCATTTCTCCCATTGCAGCCAATTTACTTTGTTGATATATCATTTGTTCTTTTTTTCTATTATCTTCTTGTAATCTTATAAAGTGATCTACATCAGTATGAAATCCTGTCATTCGTATAGGTTTCCCTTCTATATCAAAGAAAACTTTTCCTCTAACTTTTAACCATTTATAAGATCCATTCTTACACTTGAAACGGTAATTATCTTCATAAAAACTTGTTTCTCCTTTCAAGTGTTTACTTAATTTCTTTAAAGTTTTTCTATAATCCTTTTTATGAACACTTTTTTTCCAAAAATTCTTAATATCAACTTCTAAATGGTTTTTATAACCTAGCATTAGTAGATATCTATTTGAATAATAAGATTTACCAGTAATTAAATCAAGATCCCATAAACCATCTTGTACTCCCTCTATGGCTCGTGAGTATTGTTCTTTTAAATCTCTTAATTCATCAATTATAGATTTTAAATCCATTGCAAAATTATCAAACTCTAAAATTTGGCTTTCTTCATATAATACCAACTCATTGTCTTTTGCTTTTTTTGCAAATTTCAATAATCTTGAAAAAGGTTTTATTAGATATTTATCACTTATCATATATAAAACAATAAAAACAAATATTATAAAGATAAAGAGTAAGATACCAATTATTTTAAAGTCTTCTTTTAATAAGGAACTAGTTAAATTATTAGTTGAAAAGACAAAATCAAAACTATTCTTGCTATCAATAATTACTTTTTGTTTAAAATATATTTTTCCATTTTCTTTTATAATTTTTTTATCTTTAAAATCTTTTATATTTACAGTTACTTTATTACTTGTGTTTACTATTAATTCCCTATTTATATATATTTTTATATCATTTAATGATGCACTTTTTTTTATCATATTTACAAAAGAAAGATTATCATTTATAATTTTTCCTATATATAGTTTAGCTTGAACTCTCCCTGTTTTTTTATCAATAATATCTTTTGAACGGATTAAAAGTAAATACTTTTTATTATTTAAGCTTACTATCGTAAAAGTGTTTTTTAAATCATCTTTTTTTATATTTACAATAATTTCTTTAGTATTAAATAAAGAGTTACTAAAATCTAAAGTTTTTTCATTTTTCTGAACATATAAAATATCAACTCTATCAAGAAAACTCAAATTTTCAAGCTTTCTTTCTAATAAACTTTGATTAAAAGGTAGGTCTTCTATAATTTCAGCAGCTTCAAAAGTCATATAATCTAAACTTGTTTTTTCATTTTCAATTATTATATTTAATAGGTTTTTCGTCTGAGAAAAATATTGCTTAATATTATAATCTAATACTTTTTCTGTAGATAAATATACCCAAAAAGAAATACCTATAGATAAAACTAATAAAAAAACAAATAATAAAGCATTATTTATAAAACTAAGAGATACTTTAGGTCTACTCATATTCTGTATACCTAAATGCTCGTTTTTTTAGTTTTTCTAAAAAGTTACTTTCTATCCCTTTTTTTATAACTTCAAAGTTTCCTGAGTAGATTGTTGGTATACTTTCTTTTTTGCCTAATATATCAAACTTAATAGCTTCTGCCATTGCTATACCATTTTCATCATTCATTCTCATCACAGTAATATCTAATAAAGAGTTTTCAATAGCTTTTAACTCACTATTTCCTCCACCCCAACCATTCACTTTTATTTTACCAAGTAAATTTTTTTCTTGTAAAACTTCCATAACACCTAATGCAATATCTGTCGAGCATGCATAAATAAACTCTACGTTATCATTTCTTTTCAATAAATCTCTTGTAGCTTCTTTTGCTTTTTGTTTATCAAAATCAGTGTAATATTCATGAATTAATTTTAAATTAGAGTGAGAAGAAATATATTCAATAAATTTAGTACCTCTCATATAACTAACATAACCATCAGAG encodes the following:
- a CDS encoding PAS domain-containing protein produces the protein MSRPKVSLSFINNALLFVFLLVLSIGISFWVYLSTEKVLDYNIKQYFSQTKNLLNIIIENEKTSLDYMTFEAAEIIEDLPFNQSLLERKLENLSFLDRVDILYVQKNEKTLDFSNSLFNTKEIIVNIKKDDLKNTFTIVSLNNKKYLLLIRSKDIIDKKTGRVQAKLYIGKIINDNLSFVNMIKKSASLNDIKIYINRELIVNTSNKVTVNIKDFKDKKIIKENGKIYFKQKVIIDSKNSFDFVFSTNNLTSSLLKEDFKIIGILLFIFIIFVFIVLYMISDKYLIKPFSRLLKFAKKAKDNELVLYEESQILEFDNFAMDLKSIIDELRDLKEQYSRAIEGVQDGLWDLDLITGKSYYSNRYLLMLGYKNHLEVDIKNFWKKSVHKKDYRKTLKKLSKHLKGETSFYEDNYRFKCKNGSYKWLKVRGKVFFDIEGKPIRMTGFHTDVDHFIRLQEDNRKKEQMIYQQSKLAAMGEMIGNIAHQWRQPLNVISTIASSQIMQIELGLTKKDETIKDLNKVIDTVQYLSTIIDKFRNFFNPNKELEHFNIKDIIKENIDIFETSYKSYGIELHTKLEPIEIQGYKFELMQVLINIINNAKDALRAKEIEDNKFIFMENYIKNDKVIIKVYDNAGGIKSSIKNKVYEPYFTTKHKSQGTGLGLYMSSEIIKKHFNGTLYNETIEYEYDNKKYKGEEFIIEIPININ